The following coding sequences are from one Gadus macrocephalus chromosome 3, ASM3116895v1 window:
- the tll1 gene encoding dorsal-ventral patterning tolloid-like protein 1: MSFPSGCCSYVGRRGNGPQAISIGKNCDKFGIVVHELGHVIGFWHEHTRPDRDDHVTIIRDNIQPGQEYNFLKMEPGEVNSLGEAYDFDSIMHYARNTFSRGMFLDTILPSRDDNGIRPAIGQRTRLSKGDIAQARKLYRCPACGETLQDSTGNFSSPGYPNGYPSYTHCVWRISVTPGEKIVLNFTTMDLYKSSLCWYDYIEVRDGYWRKAPLLGRFCGDKLPEVLVSTDSRMWIEFRSSSNWVGKGFAAVYEAICGGEITKDSGQIQSPNYPDDYRPSKECVWRITVSEGYNVGLSFQAFEIERHDSCAYDYLEVRDGPLETSPLIGRFCGYDKPEDVRSTAHTLWMKFVSDGTVNKAGFAANFFKEEDECSKPDNGGCEQRCVNTLGSFKCACDPGYELAPDKKSCEAACGGLLSKLNGTISTPGWPKEYPPNKNCVWQVVAPTQYRISMQFEIFELEGNEVCKYDHVEVRSGLTSDSKLHGKYCGTEVPEVITSQYNNMRIEFKSDNTVSKKGFKAHFFSDKDECSKDNGGCQHECVNTLGSYVCECRHGFVLHENKHDCKEAECEHKIHSPSGTLSSPNWPDKYPSRKECTWDITATPGHRVKITFNEFEIEQHQECAYDHLEAFDGDTDTAAILGRLCGSKIPEALVSTGNKMYLRFISDASVQRKGFQALHSTECGGRLKAESRQKNLFSHSQFGDNNYPGHTDCEWLLTAEAGYGVELTFITFEVEEEADCGYDYIELYDGYDANARRLGRFCGSGPREEIYTPGDVVLIRFHSDDTISKKGFHIRYTSTKFQELHDRK; this comes from the exons atgtctttcCCCTCAGGTTGTTGTTCCTATGTGGGTCGCCGTGGCAACGGGCCCCAGGCCATATCCATAGGGAAGAACTGTGACAAGTTTGGCATCGTGGTGCATGAACTAGGTCATGTGATCGGCTTCTGGCACGAGCACACAAGACCCGATCGCGACGATCATGTGACCATCATCCGGGACAACATCCAACCTG GTCAGGAATACAACTTCCTGAAGATGGAGCCGGGGGAGGTGAACTCTCTGGGAGAGGCTTACGACTTCGACAGCATCATGCATTACGCCCGGAACACCTTCTCacg GGGGATGTTCTTGGACACCATCCTCCCGTCTAGGGACGACAACGGGATCCGGCCTGCCATTGGCCAGCGCACCAGGCTGAGCAAAGGAGACATTGCCCAGGCAAGGAAGCTGTATAGATGTCCAG catGTGGAGAGACACTTCAAGACTCCACGGGGAACTTCTCCTCACCGGGTTACCCCAACGGATACCCCTCGTACACACACTGTGTCTGGAGGATATCGGTCACGCCAGGAgagaag ATTGTTCTGAACTTCACCACAATGGACCTGTATAAGAGCAGCCTGTGCTGGTACGACTACATCGAGGTCCGGGACGGTTACTGGAGGAAAGCGCCCCTACTAG gccgGTTCTGTGGTGATAAGCTTCCTGAGGTACTGGTCTCCACCGACAGCAGAATGTGGATTGAATTCCGGAGCAGCAGCAACTGGGTGGGGAAGGGCTTCGCAGCCGTGTACGAAG cGATCTGTGGAGGGGAGATAACGAAGGACTCTGGGCAGATCCAGTCTCCTAACTATCCTGACGACTACCGCCCCTCCAAGGAATGTGTGTGGAGGATCACCGTGTCTGAGGGCTACAATGTGGGACTCAGCTTCCAGGCCTTTGAG ATCGAGAGGCACGACAGCTGTGCTTACGACTACCTGGAAGTTCGTGACGGCCCCCTGGAGACGAGCCCTCTTATTGGTCGATTCTGCGGCTACGACAAACCCGAGGACGTGCGCTCCACGGCTCACACGCTGTGGATGAAGTTCGTCTCGGACGGGACGGTCAACAAGGCAGGCTTCGCTGCCAACTTcttcaaag aggagGATGAGTGTTCAAAGCCAGACAATGGTGGATGCGAGCAGCGGTGCGTGAACACGCTTGGCAGCTTCAAGTGTGCCTGTGACCCGGGCTACGAGCTAGCGCCAGACAAGAAGAGCTGCGAGG CGGCCTGTGGGGGTCTTCTGTCCAAGCTGAACGGGACGATCAGTACTCCAGGCTGGCCTAAAGAATACCCCCCCAACAAGAACTGCGTGTGGCAAGTGGTGGCGCCCACTCAGTACCGCATCTCCATGCAGTTTGAGATCTTTGAGCTGGAGGGGAATGAG GTGTGTAAGTATGACCACGTGGAGGTGCGCAGCGGTCTGACCTCTGACTCTAAGCTCCACGGGAAGTACTGTGGCACGGAGGTCCCCGAGGTCATCACCTCCCAGTACAACAACATGAGGATCGAGTTCAAGTCCGACAACACCGTCTCCAAGAAGGGCTTCAAGGCCCACTTCTTCTCAG ACAAGGACGAGTGCAGCAAGGACAACGGGGGCTGCCAGCACGAGTGCGTCAACACGCTGGGCTCCTACGTGTGCGAGTGCCGCCACGGCTTCGTCCTGCACGAGAACAAGCACGACTGCAAGGAAG ctgaATGTGAGCATAAGATCCACAGCCCCAGTGGGACCTTGAGTAGCCCCAACTGGCCGGACAAGTACCCAAGTCGCAAGGAGTGTACCTGGGACATCACCGCCACCCCCGGACACAGAGTCAAGATC ACGTTCAACGAGTTTGAGATCGAGCAGCACCAGGAGTGCGCCTACGACCACCTGGAGGCCTTTGATGGCGACACGGacacggcggccatcttgggccGGCTTTGCGGCAGCAAGATCCCCGAGGCGCTGGTCTCCACGGGCAACAAGATGTACCTGCGCTTCATCTCAGACGCCTCGGTGCAGAGGAAGGGCTTCCAGGCCCTGCATTCCACCG AATGCGGGGGCCGTCTGAAGGCCGAGTCCCGCCAGAAGAACCTCTTCTCCCACTCCCAGTTCGGGGACAACAACTACCCGGGCCACACGGACTGTGAGTGGCTGCTGACGGCGGAGGCGGGCTACGGCGTGGAGCTCACCTTCATCACCttcgaggtggaggaggaggcagactgTGGCTACGACTACATCGAGCTGTACGACGGCTACGACGCCAACGCGCGCCGCCTCGGACGCTTCTGTGGATCCGGG CCCCGAGAGGAGATCTACACACCAGGGGACGTTGTGCTGATCCGTTTCCATAGCGACGACACCATCAGCAAAAAGGGCTTCCACATCCGCTACACGAGCACCAAGTTCCAGGAACTTCAcgacaggaagtga